In Nycticebus coucang isolate mNycCou1 chromosome 9, mNycCou1.pri, whole genome shotgun sequence, the following are encoded in one genomic region:
- the LOC128594370 gene encoding DNA repair protein XRCC2-like → MSSDFHRTESGTELPAQLEGRSSLKEIEPNLFADEDSPVHGHIVEFHGPEGTGKTEMLYHLTARCILPKSEGGLEVEVSFIDTDHHFDMLRLVTVLEHRLSESSEEVIKCCLGRFFLAYCSSSTHLLLTLYSLETLFCSHPSLCLLIVDSLSAFYWIDLVNGGESINLQESTLKKCSQFLEKLVNEYRLVLVATTQTLMQKTSSSPEEPSAFRRPCDVDVDYRPYLCKAWQQVVKHRIFFSKQDDSNSSNQFSILSHRLKSNNLEKHVFIIGESGVKFC, encoded by the coding sequence ATGAGTAGTGACTTCCATAGGACCGAGTCTGGGACTGAGCTCCCTGCCCAACTTGAAGGTAGAAGTTCCTTGAAAGAAATAGAACCAAATCTGTTTGCTGATGAAGATTCACCTGTGCATGGTCATATTGTTGAATTTCATGGTCCAGAAGGaacaggaaaaacagaaatgctTTACCATTTAACAGCACGATGTATACTTCCAAAGTCAGAAGGCGGGCTGGAAGTAGAAGTCTCATTTATTGACACAGATCACCATTTTGATATGCTTCGACTTGTCACAGTTCTTGAGCATAGACTATCTGAAAGCTCTGAAGAAGTCATAAAATGCTgccttggaagattttttttggcATATTGCAGTAGTAGCACACACTTACTTCTTACACTTTATTCACTAGAAACCTTATTTTGTAGtcatccctctctctgccttttgATTGTGGATAGCCTATCAGCCTTCTACTGGATAGACCTGGTCAATGGAGGAGAGAGCATTAACTTACAGGAGTCTACTCTAAAGAAATGTTCTCAATTCTTAGAGAAACTTGTAAATGAGTATCGCTTGGTTCTTGTTGCAACAACACAAACTTTAATGCAGAAAACCTCTAGCTCACCAGAAGAGCCTTCTGCCTTTAGACGCCCATGTGATGTGGATGTAGACTATAGACCCTACCTCTGTAAGGCATGGCAGCAAGTGGTAAAGCACAGAATATTTTTCTCCAAACAAGATGATTCTAACAGCAGCAACCAATTTTCAATACTTTCACATCGTTTAAAAAGTAACAAtttagaaaaacatgtttttattattgGAGAGAGTGGGGTCAAGTTTTGTTGA